From Magnolia sinica isolate HGM2019 chromosome 13, MsV1, whole genome shotgun sequence, one genomic window encodes:
- the LOC131223196 gene encoding uncharacterized protein LOC131223196 isoform X1, whose protein sequence is MASTACFIIVSRNDIPIYEAEVGSTVKKEEAAHQHQFILHAALDIVQDLAWTTSAMFLKAMDRFNDLVVSVYVTAGHTRLMLLHDSRNEDGIKSFFQEVHELYIKIILNPLYLPGSRITSSHFDTKVRALARKYL, encoded by the exons ATGGCTAGCACAGCATGTTTTATTATCGTCAGTAGGAATGACATTCCAATATATGAAGCTGAAGTGGGCTCCACAGTTAAG AAAGAAGAAGCTGCTCATCAGCACCAATTTATCTTACATGCGGCCTTGGATATTGTTCAGGACCTTGCATGGACCACAAGTGCTAT GTTCTTGAAGGCAATGGACCGGTTCAATGATCTAGTGGTGTCCGTATATGTTACTGCAGGT CATACTAGATTGATGCTACTTCATGATTCTCGCAACGAGGATGGGATAAAAAGCTTTTTCCAAGAGGTCCATGAGCTTTATATAAAG ATTATTCTGAATCCTCTATACTTACCAGGATCTCGCATCACATCATCACATTTCGACACAAAAGTTCGAGCCCTTGCAAGGAAATATCTGTAG
- the LOC131223196 gene encoding uncharacterized protein LOC131223196 isoform X3 yields MIYRLYLTWFRGTLWLAQHVLLSSVGMTFQYMKLKWAPQLRFLKAMDRFNDLVVSVYVTAGHTRLMLLHDSRNEDGIKSFFQEVHELYIKIILNPLYLPGSRITSSHFDTKVRALARKYL; encoded by the exons atgatttacag GTTGTACTTAACTTGGTTTAGAGGAACATTATGGCTAGCACAGCATGTTTTATTATCGTCAGTAGGAATGACATTCCAATATATGAAGCTGAAGTGGGCTCCACAGTTAAG GTTCTTGAAGGCAATGGACCGGTTCAATGATCTAGTGGTGTCCGTATATGTTACTGCAGGT CATACTAGATTGATGCTACTTCATGATTCTCGCAACGAGGATGGGATAAAAAGCTTTTTCCAAGAGGTCCATGAGCTTTATATAAAG ATTATTCTGAATCCTCTATACTTACCAGGATCTCGCATCACATCATCACATTTCGACACAAAAGTTCGAGCCCTTGCAAGGAAATATCTGTAG
- the LOC131223196 gene encoding uncharacterized protein LOC131223196 isoform X2 gives MASTACFIIVSRNDIPIYEAEVGSTVKKEEAAHQHQFILHAALDIVQDLAWTTSAMFLKAMDRFNDLVVSVYVTIIHTRLMLLHDSRNEDGIKSFFQEVHELYIKIILNPLYLPGSRITSSHFDTKVRALARKYL, from the exons ATGGCTAGCACAGCATGTTTTATTATCGTCAGTAGGAATGACATTCCAATATATGAAGCTGAAGTGGGCTCCACAGTTAAG AAAGAAGAAGCTGCTCATCAGCACCAATTTATCTTACATGCGGCCTTGGATATTGTTCAGGACCTTGCATGGACCACAAGTGCTAT GTTCTTGAAGGCAATGGACCGGTTCAATGATCTAGTGGTGTCCGTATATGTTA CTATCATACATACTAGATTGATGCTACTTCATGATTCTCGCAACGAGGATGGGATAAAAAGCTTTTTCCAAGAGGTCCATGAGCTTTATATAAAG ATTATTCTGAATCCTCTATACTTACCAGGATCTCGCATCACATCATCACATTTCGACACAAAAGTTCGAGCCCTTGCAAGGAAATATCTGTAG